A region of uncultured Desulfobacter sp. DNA encodes the following proteins:
- a CDS encoding type I restriction-modification system subunit M translates to MTSAQQRAALQRQIWQIANDVRGAVDGWDFKQYVLGTLFYRFISENFASYIEGGDDSINYAELSDEIITPEIKDDAIKTKGYFIYPSQLFANIAKGANTNDSLNTDLAAIFDAIESSAGGYPSEGDIKGLFADFDTTSNRLGNTVADKNSRLASVLKGVAGLDFGDFQGNKIDLFGDAYEFLISNYAANAGKSGGEFFTPQHVSRLIARLAMHKQESVNKIYDPAAGSGSLLLQAKKHFDDHIIEEGFFGQEINHTTYNLARMNMFLHNINYDKFNIQLGNTLTDPYFSDEKPFDAIVSNPPYSVKWKGSDDPTLINDDRFAPAGVLAPKSKADFAFVLHSLSYLSSKGRAAIVCFPGIFYRGGAEQKIRKYLIDNNYVETVISLAPNLFFGTTIAVNILVLSKHKTDTFTQFIDASALFKKETNNNILTDKHIEQIMQAFDSKKEMDHFAQSISFEAIVSNDYNLSVSSYVEPPDTREKIDITQLNAELKTTVEKIDRLRADIDAIVAEIEGDCV, encoded by the coding sequence ATGACAAGCGCTCAACAACGCGCCGCACTGCAACGCCAGATCTGGCAAATCGCAAATGATGTACGGGGCGCGGTAGATGGCTGGGATTTTAAACAGTATGTGCTCGGCACCCTGTTTTATCGGTTTATCAGTGAAAATTTTGCCAGCTATATTGAAGGCGGTGATGACAGCATTAACTATGCAGAACTTTCCGATGAGATCATTACCCCGGAAATCAAAGACGATGCCATTAAAACCAAGGGTTATTTTATCTATCCCAGCCAGCTCTTTGCCAACATTGCCAAAGGTGCCAACACCAACGACAGCCTGAATACCGATCTGGCCGCCATATTTGACGCCATTGAATCTTCTGCCGGCGGCTACCCTTCAGAAGGAGACATTAAAGGACTATTTGCTGACTTTGATACGACCAGCAACCGCCTCGGCAATACCGTTGCCGATAAAAACAGCCGCCTGGCTTCAGTTCTAAAGGGGGTGGCCGGGTTGGATTTTGGTGATTTTCAAGGCAACAAGATCGATCTTTTTGGCGATGCCTACGAGTTTCTTATCTCCAACTATGCCGCCAATGCAGGTAAATCCGGCGGTGAATTTTTCACCCCGCAGCATGTGTCCAGGCTGATTGCACGGCTTGCCATGCACAAGCAGGAGAGCGTCAATAAAATCTATGATCCTGCTGCCGGTTCCGGCTCCCTGCTGCTGCAGGCCAAAAAGCATTTTGACGACCATATTATTGAAGAGGGATTCTTTGGTCAGGAGATCAACCACACCACCTACAACCTGGCACGCATGAACATGTTTTTACACAATATCAACTACGACAAGTTCAATATCCAGCTGGGAAACACCCTGACCGACCCGTATTTTTCAGATGAAAAACCCTTTGATGCCATCGTCTCCAACCCGCCTTACTCGGTGAAATGGAAAGGCAGCGATGACCCCACCCTGATCAATGACGACCGCTTTGCCCCGGCCGGGGTACTCGCCCCCAAATCCAAGGCCGATTTTGCCTTTGTTTTGCACAGTTTAAGTTATCTCTCCAGCAAAGGGCGGGCAGCCATTGTCTGTTTTCCCGGGATATTTTACCGGGGCGGTGCAGAGCAGAAAATCCGTAAGTACCTGATTGACAACAATTATGTGGAAACTGTGATATCCCTTGCGCCCAACCTGTTTTTCGGCACCACCATTGCCGTCAACATCCTTGTGCTGTCCAAACACAAAACAGACACCTTCACCCAGTTTATTGATGCCAGCGCCCTGTTTAAAAAAGAGACCAATAACAATATTCTTACCGATAAGCACATCGAACAGATCATGCAGGCCTTTGACAGCAAAAAAGAGATGGACCACTTTGCCCAGTCCATATCTTTTGAAGCTATTGTTAGCAACGATTATAATCTGTCTGTAAGTTCCTACGTAGAACCACCCGATACCAGAGAAAAAATCGATATTACACAGCTCAATGCAGAGCTCAAAACCACGGTGGAAAAAATCGACCGGCTGCGTGCGGATATTGATGCCATTGTGGCTGAAATTGAAGGGGATTGCGTATGA
- a CDS encoding HAMP domain-containing sensor histidine kinase, which yields MKKPISLKWFVALSFLIMAVVLIIGYSVLSIKFFYKGMDNIIAGNMVHVLESYIKTTPQDQRGDLARFSGFMIAKQWRQMPDNIKELMDVPARPEELEIYKENAWFGKPKGVIFAMSVQIDNDTYYIVHLAPSEKASPLIGNKGRENLRILIGISLSTALGIAVLIRVLLILVERPVKSLKQWAHGLDADQLKRPAPDFIYPELNELARLIQKSLSSVQESLDREHKFLRHASHELRTPISVIRNNVELLKLKKLNESALDIAKTDPDKIALRDRHQDKIFDRIDRASLTMKYLTQTLLWLGQDDQVQLPVADINLENLVRELAEESKYLLRDKDVEVIVHTVPAVITLAQVPARIVTGNLIRNAFQHTWRGKVRIVQTETCVQIINDIPGEKNAGKDLGFGLGLQLIRQLCHRLNWSYTSREEDGLHRACIVFCETDDPGACPVNVTARQIMT from the coding sequence ATGAAAAAGCCCATCAGTCTGAAGTGGTTTGTGGCTCTGTCTTTTTTAATCATGGCCGTGGTTCTGATTATTGGTTACTCCGTATTGAGTATAAAATTTTTCTACAAAGGCATGGACAACATTATTGCCGGGAACATGGTTCATGTTCTGGAAAGCTATATTAAAACCACACCCCAAGATCAACGGGGCGATCTGGCACGTTTCAGCGGTTTCATGATTGCAAAACAGTGGCGGCAGATGCCGGATAATATCAAGGAACTTATGGACGTTCCCGCAAGACCGGAAGAGCTTGAGATCTACAAGGAAAATGCATGGTTCGGAAAACCCAAGGGTGTTATTTTTGCCATGTCCGTGCAGATTGATAATGACACATATTATATTGTTCATCTGGCTCCTTCTGAAAAAGCCTCCCCGCTCATCGGGAATAAAGGCAGGGAAAATCTGCGTATACTGATTGGCATCAGTTTGTCGACAGCCCTTGGTATTGCCGTGCTGATCCGGGTGCTGCTGATTCTGGTGGAGCGCCCGGTAAAGTCCCTGAAGCAGTGGGCCCATGGGCTGGATGCGGATCAGCTGAAACGGCCGGCCCCGGATTTTATTTATCCTGAACTTAATGAACTGGCCCGGCTCATCCAGAAAAGTCTGTCGTCTGTCCAGGAAAGCCTGGACAGGGAACACAAATTTCTGCGTCACGCCAGCCATGAACTTCGAACCCCCATCAGTGTGATCAGAAACAATGTTGAACTGCTTAAACTTAAAAAACTCAATGAAAGCGCCCTGGATATCGCTAAAACCGATCCGGATAAAATTGCACTTCGGGACCGGCACCAGGACAAAATTTTTGATCGGATAGACAGGGCCAGTCTGACCATGAAGTATCTGACCCAGACACTTCTGTGGCTGGGGCAGGATGACCAGGTCCAGCTGCCCGTTGCAGACATCAATCTTGAAAATCTTGTCCGGGAACTGGCCGAAGAGTCAAAGTATCTGCTCAGAGACAAGGATGTTGAGGTGATTGTGCATACTGTGCCTGCCGTGATAACCCTGGCCCAGGTGCCTGCCCGCATTGTAACGGGTAACCTGATCCGTAATGCGTTTCAGCATACCTGGCGCGGCAAGGTCCGGATTGTCCAGACCGAGACCTGCGTTCAGATCATCAATGATATCCCCGGGGAAAAGAACGCAGGCAAGGATCTGGGGTTTGGACTGGGCCTGCAGTTGATCCGGCAGTTGTGCCACAGGCTTAACTGGTCCTATACAAGCCGGGAGGAGGACGGTCTGCACCGGGCCTGCATTGTTTTTTGTGAGACCGATGACCCAGGTGCCTGCCCGGTGAATGTCACTGCCCGACAGATTATGACTTAA
- a CDS encoding response regulator transcription factor has product MNVLLVEDDFDLAETVIDYLSIESISCDYASNGVAGLNLLEEKSYDVVLLDLNLPRLDGLSLCRELRSKGNDTPVLMLTALGRLDDKVEGFDAGTDDYLVKPFELRELVVRIYALARRRSGQVQLLTYADLEMNLKEDTVSRAGQAIRLSPTARKILETLLRAAPETVSKQKLIDSVWGDDPPDSNSLKVHMHHLRKAVDESFDCPLIHTIPGRGFSIKEGDQK; this is encoded by the coding sequence TTGAACGTACTTTTAGTGGAAGATGATTTTGATCTGGCCGAGACTGTTATTGACTATCTGTCCATTGAGTCCATCTCCTGCGACTACGCCAGTAACGGGGTGGCAGGCTTAAACCTTTTAGAGGAGAAGAGCTATGATGTGGTTTTGCTGGATCTTAACCTGCCCCGGCTTGACGGCCTTAGCCTTTGCCGGGAGTTGCGTTCAAAAGGAAATGACACTCCGGTGCTCATGCTCACGGCCCTGGGCCGGCTGGATGACAAGGTGGAGGGTTTTGATGCCGGCACAGACGATTATCTGGTCAAGCCCTTTGAGCTGCGGGAGCTTGTGGTCAGAATATATGCCCTGGCCCGGCGCAGATCCGGACAGGTTCAGCTTTTAACCTATGCCGATCTTGAAATGAATCTGAAGGAGGATACGGTGAGCAGGGCAGGGCAGGCGATCAGACTGTCCCCCACGGCGCGCAAGATTCTGGAAACCCTGTTGCGGGCCGCTCCTGAAACCGTATCCAAACAAAAGCTGATCGATAGCGTGTGGGGGGATGATCCCCCGGACAGCAACAGTCTTAAGGTGCATATGCACCATTTGCGAAAAGCGGTGGACGAGTCCTTTGATTGTCCCCTGATTCATACCATTCCCGGGCGCGGATTTTCCATTAAGGAGGGTGATCAAAAATGA
- the lepB gene encoding signal peptidase I, whose protein sequence is MYDNINSYRKPSAAVLLSFAATGLGHIYCGRLNKGLILFGLNFILIPIALSFYLPVDSRYLYPLLISGLVFNCLLFVYAAFDAWRISSKFSAHYQLKPFNNRYLYIVLILVSLAYPMLLPLYVKNHIVTAYKIPSSSMAPTILSGDFLLANRVRYTRHSPQAGDIVVFPHPNQRHMVYMKRIIGLPGDSICIKDRILYIHHKPVTVFGTDGKRAIETIRGRSYQIQWLGNGEDKEGKRDMPEILIPNGYCFVLGDNRNNSQDSRVFGLIPLRDLLGVAEYLYKPAKSWDRFGPIEQ, encoded by the coding sequence ATGTACGACAATATAAATAGTTACAGGAAACCGTCTGCTGCGGTATTGTTATCTTTTGCTGCCACCGGTCTTGGTCATATTTATTGCGGCCGCCTGAATAAGGGCTTGATACTGTTTGGCCTCAATTTCATTTTAATTCCCATTGCGTTAAGCTTTTACCTGCCGGTTGACAGCCGGTACCTTTATCCACTTTTGATCAGCGGCCTGGTGTTTAATTGCCTGCTTTTTGTCTACGCAGCCTTTGATGCCTGGCGCATTTCTTCTAAATTCAGTGCGCATTACCAATTAAAACCATTTAATAACAGATATTTGTATATTGTTTTAATCCTTGTTTCCCTGGCATATCCCATGCTGCTTCCCCTATATGTGAAAAACCATATTGTAACGGCTTATAAGATACCCAGTTCATCCATGGCGCCAACCATACTGTCCGGGGATTTTCTGCTGGCAAACCGTGTCAGATATACAAGGCATAGCCCCCAGGCCGGGGACATCGTCGTGTTTCCCCACCCAAACCAGCGGCATATGGTTTATATGAAGCGAATTATCGGACTGCCCGGCGATTCCATCTGCATTAAGGACCGGATTCTATATATTCATCATAAGCCTGTGACTGTCTTCGGCACCGATGGTAAACGTGCCATTGAAACAATTCGAGGTAGATCCTATCAAATTCAATGGCTGGGAAATGGTGAAGACAAAGAAGGCAAAAGGGATATGCCCGAAATCCTTATACCCAACGGTTATTGTTTTGTCCTTGGGGATAATCGGAACAACAGCCAGGATTCCAGGGTTTTCGGGCTGATTCCTTTGAGGGATCTGCTTGGTGTGGCTGAATATTTATATAAACCGGCTAAATCCTGGGATCGCTTTGGGCCCATCGAACAATAA
- a CDS encoding DsbA family protein, producing MTKTDTKKNRNNCQKQRPVRLEIFSDYIUPWCYFSTGSIDKLRTKYDIQVMWRAYPLQPDVPEQGLPMARLLEEKGLLVTPEQVIANLKSMAQSFGLPFGEGKTIYNSRLAQEIGLWAQECGRGHQFHDAAFRAYFVDGRNLGNTSVVLELASSAGLDVDKAEKIIALRSYCHAVDRDWAKARELELVAAPTFFIKGRRLVGAKPYHILEKMVEEAVDQVQESL from the coding sequence ATGACAAAAACAGACACAAAAAAAAACCGAAACAACTGTCAGAAGCAACGTCCGGTAAGGCTGGAGATCTTCAGCGACTATATCTGACCCTGGTGCTACTTCAGTACCGGGAGTATTGATAAATTAAGAACCAAGTATGATATCCAGGTCATGTGGCGGGCCTATCCGCTTCAGCCGGATGTTCCCGAGCAGGGCTTGCCCATGGCCCGGCTTCTGGAAGAAAAAGGCCTTCTGGTGACCCCGGAACAGGTGATTGCCAATCTTAAATCCATGGCCCAAAGCTTTGGACTTCCCTTTGGGGAGGGGAAAACGATTTATAATTCCCGTCTGGCCCAGGAGATTGGCCTGTGGGCCCAGGAATGTGGCCGGGGCCACCAGTTTCATGATGCCGCTTTCAGGGCCTATTTTGTGGACGGCCGGAATCTGGGAAATACATCGGTGGTTCTGGAGTTAGCGTCCTCGGCCGGTCTTGATGTGGACAAGGCTGAAAAGATCATTGCCTTAAGATCCTATTGCCATGCAGTGGACCGGGACTGGGCCAAGGCCCGGGAGCTTGAACTTGTTGCGGCCCCGACCTTTTTCATCAAAGGTCGGCGGCTTGTGGGTGCAAAACCTTACCATATTCTTGAAAAAATGGTGGAAGAAGCGGTTGATCAGGTGCAGGAAAGTCTTTAA
- a CDS encoding efflux RND transporter permease subunit → MSERMRGIISWFATNPVAANLLLILIISLGLMQMGKLRKEAFPSLSPNSLTVSVTYDSGSAQQSEEGLAIKIEDALEDVLGIKTITSSSTTTGTTVTIEMKDDYDLDTLLRDVKSKVDAISNFPTDADNPVIEKAEREEHALWLQLYGEVDRHTLQTLAEELKDDLLTNAEVNRVEISGSLDPMISVEIDEAQLQSYGLSLSDVEDAVNNESGSSRTAVLRDKNLYLQLKASQQAYLKEEFAAIPLVTLGDGSRIYLGDVAKIDDTFDDETPVLSRFNGHTSIALQVITTGQDDISRTVAGAKKVIQEFENSGSLPDNVKLTSWYDRSTTIIERLELLAKNALGGFLIVFILLAMFLNLSVAFWVAMGLPFIFFGTLFFMGDGFAGLSLNEFTTFGFIMALGIVVDDAVVIGESVYTLRSRDGDTIENTIRGTQAVAVPTLFGVLTTVAAFYAISQVSGHMGELYSQFAIVVTICLVLSVIESKLILPCHLAHLNTRQNPGKNPMARGWGWVQRNTDNTLNFVNDRIYGPLIRIALHHRYSVLVVFFGFYIFVTSMPLTGMVRMSFFPDIPGDTVRAELTMKNDASYGQTHGALALLESRAHEADRELRGAKDDEKSAIEYLQVMSEADQSGSVKLQLTKDAPYDIDTFTRKWRELSGMPEGAKTLSVQNAPAMVDALRIELRSGDDTVLSLAGTALKKQLSAIAGVSGIEDNLEPGQPQLFMELTPQGRALGFTTDMLAEQMLQAFSGQVVQRFQRSSDEVEVKVRYPQGARKSVSDVLSADVRTSEGTVVPLPSVAQITYGYTRDTITRIDGKRAVYVSADVDKDIMSSTELVAQLQKTLMPKLKQQYPNLDIDFSGEAEEQAETETSMVEMFIMALFMIYFLLAIPLKSYIQPFLIMTAIPFGIVGAVLGHWINDLSLGILSLNGIIALAGVVVNDSLLLVSTFNDMQRGSDTPLFEAVAWAGKSRLRAVLLTSFTTVAGLLPLLYETSHQAQFLIPAAVSLAYGIMFATVITLILIPVLLVVHHDVSRVLSWFKWWINPFAERKDVC, encoded by the coding sequence ATGAGTGAAAGAATGCGGGGAATCATCTCCTGGTTTGCCACCAATCCTGTGGCCGCCAACCTGCTGTTGATCCTTATTATTTCCCTGGGATTGATGCAGATGGGTAAACTGAGGAAAGAGGCCTTTCCCAGCCTTTCCCCCAACAGCCTGACCGTGTCCGTCACCTATGACTCCGGTTCTGCCCAGCAATCCGAGGAAGGGCTTGCCATAAAAATAGAGGATGCGCTTGAGGATGTGCTGGGGATAAAAACCATTACCAGCTCATCCACCACCACGGGCACCACCGTCACCATAGAGATGAAAGACGATTATGACCTGGACACCCTGCTCCGGGATGTCAAATCAAAGGTGGATGCCATATCCAATTTCCCCACCGATGCTGACAATCCGGTCATTGAAAAGGCCGAGCGCGAAGAACATGCCCTGTGGCTCCAGCTTTACGGGGAGGTGGACCGCCATACCCTGCAGACCCTGGCCGAAGAGCTTAAAGATGATCTGTTAACCAATGCCGAAGTGAACCGTGTGGAGATCTCCGGCAGCCTTGACCCCATGATCAGCGTTGAGATTGACGAGGCCCAGCTCCAGTCCTACGGATTGTCCCTGTCCGATGTGGAAGATGCCGTCAACAATGAATCGGGAAGTTCGCGCACAGCAGTCCTGCGGGATAAAAATCTGTACCTGCAGCTTAAAGCATCCCAACAGGCCTATCTGAAAGAAGAGTTTGCCGCCATACCCCTGGTCACCCTTGGGGATGGTTCCCGGATTTATCTGGGTGATGTGGCAAAAATTGACGACACCTTTGATGACGAGACGCCAGTGCTTTCCCGTTTCAACGGCCATACCAGCATTGCCCTGCAGGTGATTACCACGGGCCAGGATGATATCTCCAGGACCGTTGCCGGGGCCAAAAAGGTGATTCAAGAGTTTGAAAATAGCGGAAGCCTTCCTGACAATGTGAAGTTAACTTCCTGGTACGACCGCTCCACAACGATCATCGAGCGCCTGGAACTTCTGGCAAAAAACGCCCTGGGCGGGTTTTTGATTGTCTTTATTCTTCTGGCCATGTTTCTCAATCTTTCCGTGGCGTTCTGGGTGGCCATGGGCCTGCCGTTTATCTTTTTCGGCACGCTTTTTTTCATGGGAGACGGCTTTGCAGGACTCTCCTTAAACGAGTTCACCACCTTCGGGTTCATCATGGCTTTGGGTATTGTGGTGGATGATGCGGTTGTGATCGGGGAAAGTGTGTACACGTTACGTTCCAGGGATGGCGACACCATTGAAAACACCATCCGGGGTACCCAGGCCGTGGCCGTCCCCACCCTGTTCGGTGTGTTGACCACGGTGGCGGCCTTTTACGCCATATCCCAGGTCAGCGGCCACATGGGAGAGCTTTACTCCCAGTTTGCCATTGTCGTCACCATCTGTCTTGTGCTGTCTGTGATTGAATCAAAGCTGATTCTGCCCTGCCATCTGGCCCATCTCAATACCCGCCAGAATCCCGGGAAAAACCCTATGGCCCGGGGCTGGGGCTGGGTGCAGAGAAATACCGACAACACCCTTAATTTTGTGAACGACCGTATTTACGGTCCCCTTATCAGAATAGCCCTTCACCATCGGTATAGCGTGCTGGTGGTGTTTTTCGGATTTTATATCTTTGTGACTTCCATGCCCCTGACCGGCATGGTGCGCATGAGTTTTTTCCCCGATATTCCAGGCGATACGGTGCGCGCGGAACTGACCATGAAAAATGATGCAAGTTATGGTCAGACCCATGGCGCTTTGGCCCTTCTGGAGTCCAGGGCCCACGAGGCGGACCGGGAGCTTCGTGGCGCCAAAGATGATGAAAAAAGCGCCATTGAATACCTGCAGGTGATGTCCGAAGCGGATCAGTCCGGGTCCGTGAAACTGCAGCTCACCAAGGATGCCCCCTATGATATTGACACCTTTACCCGCAAATGGCGGGAATTGTCCGGAATGCCCGAAGGGGCCAAAACCTTAAGCGTACAAAATGCCCCGGCCATGGTGGATGCCTTGCGCATTGAGTTGCGGTCAGGTGATGATACTGTGCTCTCCCTGGCAGGGACCGCCCTGAAAAAACAACTGTCCGCCATAGCCGGGGTGAGCGGCATCGAAGACAATCTGGAACCGGGCCAGCCCCAGCTGTTCATGGAACTGACCCCCCAGGGAAGAGCCTTGGGATTTACCACGGATATGCTGGCCGAACAGATGCTCCAGGCCTTTTCCGGCCAGGTGGTCCAGCGGTTCCAGCGCTCCTCCGACGAGGTGGAGGTGAAGGTCCGCTATCCCCAGGGAGCCAGAAAAAGTGTCTCCGATGTCCTCAGTGCCGATGTCAGAACCTCCGAAGGTACGGTTGTACCGCTGCCCAGCGTGGCCCAAATTACTTACGGTTACACCCGGGACACCATCACGCGCATTGACGGCAAACGGGCCGTTTATGTTTCGGCAGACGTGGACAAGGATATCATGTCCTCCACGGAACTTGTGGCACAGCTTCAAAAGACCCTTATGCCCAAACTCAAACAGCAATACCCCAATCTTGACATTGATTTTTCAGGCGAGGCCGAAGAACAGGCTGAGACAGAAACCTCAATGGTGGAGATGTTTATCATGGCCCTGTTTATGATCTATTTTCTATTGGCTATTCCGTTAAAGTCCTACATCCAGCCCTTTTTGATCATGACGGCCATTCCCTTCGGCATTGTGGGAGCGGTGCTGGGGCACTGGATCAACGATCTGTCATTGGGTATTTTATCTCTTAATGGTATTATTGCCCTGGCCGGTGTGGTGGTCAATGACAGTCTGCTTCTGGTTTCCACCTTTAACGACATGCAAAGGGGCAGCGATACCCCGTTGTTTGAAGCGGTGGCCTGGGCAGGCAAAAGCCGTTTAAGGGCGGTTCTTCTGACGTCCTTCACCACGGTGGCAGGGCTTTTGCCCCTGCTGTATGAAACTTCGCACCAGGCCCAATTTCTGATTCCCGCCGCCGTATCCCTGGCCTATGGTATCATGTTTGCCACGGTGATCACCTTGATCCTGATACCGGTTCTTCTGGTGGTCCACCATGATGTCAGCCGGGTTTTAAGCTGGTTCAAGTGGTGGATAAATCCCTTTGCCGAAAGGAAGGATGTGTGTTGA
- a CDS encoding TetR/AcrR family transcriptional regulator, whose translation MSPKIVDRNEKRKQIGFVALKHFAKYGFSASSMSRIANAAGVGKGTMYEYFSSKEELINFSLTLYVEQIEQKVASLIAGIPNPKTRLRNYLHEVIQAIKNDPYTMGVLLAVFKKLVSDSQDTEHTALLRGMFQSARTAIYNMIIEGVDKGIFRPEARQSAQSIAFNMIAFIDGLWLHALADPRAFDLTAQANDYLDRLFYSITPGPKQIDN comes from the coding sequence ATGTCCCCTAAAATTGTTGATCGAAATGAAAAAAGAAAACAAATAGGTTTTGTCGCATTGAAACATTTTGCCAAGTACGGTTTTTCCGCTTCATCCATGAGCCGCATTGCCAATGCGGCAGGTGTGGGAAAAGGCACAATGTATGAATATTTCAGTTCCAAGGAGGAGCTGATCAATTTCTCTTTAACCCTTTATGTTGAACAGATTGAACAAAAGGTGGCCTCTTTGATTGCCGGTATTCCAAACCCGAAAACCCGTCTTCGCAACTATCTGCATGAGGTTATTCAGGCAATAAAAAATGATCCATATACCATGGGAGTACTGCTTGCTGTTTTTAAAAAACTGGTTTCAGACAGTCAGGACACCGAACATACGGCATTGCTGCGCGGCATGTTTCAAAGTGCACGAACCGCCATTTACAATATGATCATTGAAGGTGTGGATAAAGGCATCTTCCGGCCTGAAGCCAGACAAAGCGCCCAGAGTATCGCCTTTAACATGATCGCTTTCATAGACGGTCTGTGGCTGCATGCCCTTGCCGATCCCCGGGCCTTTGATCTGACGGCCCAGGCAAATGACTATCTGGACCGGCTGTTTTATTCCATTACCCCTGGGCCCAAACAGATTGATAATTAA
- a CDS encoding Fic family protein — MILENKLNITNQVELAKAEEKISKQKAIQLFDSGDIEKVKVGTFAGLSFIHAYLFGDIYEFAGKIRTVNIAKGNFRFAPLMYLEQSLDYIDAMPQGSFDQIIEKYVEMNIAHPFREGNGRTTRIWLDLILKKEIRQVIDWNLVDKAEYLSAMERSVVKDIEIKVLLKQALTDQIDDRALFMKGIDVSYFYEGYSEFRTEEL, encoded by the coding sequence ATGATTTTAGAAAACAAACTCAACATCACCAACCAGGTTGAATTGGCCAAGGCTGAAGAAAAAATCAGCAAGCAGAAAGCCATACAGCTGTTTGACTCCGGCGATATTGAAAAGGTAAAGGTGGGCACCTTTGCCGGCCTCTCTTTTATCCATGCCTATCTGTTCGGGGATATTTACGAGTTTGCGGGTAAAATTCGCACCGTGAATATTGCCAAAGGCAATTTCCGTTTTGCCCCGCTGATGTATCTGGAGCAATCCCTTGATTATATTGATGCCATGCCCCAGGGCAGTTTTGATCAGATTATCGAAAAATATGTGGAGATGAACATTGCCCATCCTTTTAGAGAAGGCAACGGGCGCACCACCCGGATCTGGCTGGATTTGATCCTTAAAAAAGAGATCAGGCAGGTGATCGACTGGAACCTGGTGGATAAAGCAGAGTATCTGTCTGCCATGGAGCGCAGCGTGGTAAAGGACATTGAAATCAAAGTGCTGCTCAAACAGGCCCTCACAGATCAAATTGATGACCGCGCTTTGTTCATGAAAGGCATTGATGTGAGCTATTTCTATGAAGGCTATAGCGAATTTAGGACTGAGGAGCTGTAG
- a CDS encoding RNA polymerase sigma factor, translating into MENALEQVVIEQVKNGDHKRFRLLVDSYSRPLMVFVSNMMGNGFDAEDMVQETFLSAYRHIRSYSPGKGAFSTWLFTIARNNCINELKKINRAPTVELTNFQGHAGTKPDIEEKEFFCLLDRALGLLPVDEKTIFILAEIQELSYDEIRQITGIKTGTIKSKLSRTKAKLKKLLEDTIGENNEK; encoded by the coding sequence TTGGAAAACGCTCTCGAACAAGTTGTTATTGAACAGGTAAAAAACGGAGACCATAAAAGGTTCCGCCTGCTGGTTGATTCCTATTCCCGGCCGCTGATGGTTTTTGTCTCCAACATGATGGGCAATGGATTTGATGCAGAAGATATGGTCCAGGAAACCTTCCTGTCCGCATACCGGCACATCAGATCCTATTCACCTGGAAAAGGAGCTTTTTCCACATGGCTTTTTACCATTGCCCGGAATAATTGCATCAACGAATTGAAGAAGATCAACAGGGCGCCAACAGTGGAATTGACGAATTTTCAGGGGCATGCCGGAACAAAGCCGGATATCGAAGAAAAGGAATTTTTTTGTCTGCTGGACCGGGCTCTGGGGCTGCTGCCTGTTGATGAGAAAACAATTTTTATCCTGGCTGAAATCCAGGAGCTCTCGTACGACGAGATCCGCCAGATCACGGGAATAAAAACAGGAACCATCAAGTCAAAACTTTCCAGAACAAAAGCTAAATTGAAAAAACTTCTGGAAGATACGATTGGAGAAAATAATGAAAAGTGA
- a CDS encoding helix-turn-helix domain-containing protein encodes MKDRWLSVDEMAEYLGVRRDTIYRRINDKHMPAHKIGRLWKFKKDEVDTWVRDGKAGEVTKGK; translated from the coding sequence ATGAAAGACCGATGGTTGTCAGTGGATGAAATGGCAGAATATCTTGGTGTCAGACGGGATACGATCTACCGTAGGATCAATGATAAGCACATGCCCGCACATAAAATCGGCCGTCTTTGGAAATTCAAAAAAGACGAGGTTGATACGTGGGTTCGGGACGGAAAAGCCGGCGAAGTAACCAAAGGAAAATAG